A part of Campylobacter concisus genomic DNA contains:
- a CDS encoding HU family DNA-binding protein, translating to MKKAEFIQAVADKAGLSKKDTLKVVDATLETIQAVLEKGDTISFIGFGTFGTADRAARKARVPGTKKVIDVPASKAVKFKVGKKLKEAVAAGAAKKGKKK from the coding sequence ATGAAAAAAGCTGAATTTATTCAAGCTGTTGCCGATAAGGCTGGTCTTTCAAAAAAAGATACTCTAAAAGTTGTTGATGCTACTTTGGAGACAATCCAAGCAGTTCTTGAAAAAGGCGATACAATTAGCTTTATAGGCTTTGGTACTTTCGGTACTGCTGACAGAGCTGCAAGAAAAGCTAGAGTTCCTGGAACTAAAAAAGTTATCGATGTTCCTGCTAGCAAAGCAGTTAAATTCAAAGTTGGCAAAAAACTTAAAGAAGCAGTTGCTGCTGGTGCTGCTAAAAAAGGTAAAAAGAAATAA
- a CDS encoding sensor histidine kinase: MSEKTQILFKILSLYLVSTVLFLGYFFIHDYKNKKEALILNEVKSLKEIKMGIYMKARMNGLDSISSLTKEKGVHACIVLKNGEKIYKDFDCQKIDKSKNVNLIGGKVAIFEKIQYMEDNTTDELSYADIFLVGKDIKAEILSLQISTMLKALFFFFALLFVVFYLAKLSLRPLYEKIDTLNRFIKDSTHEINTPLSVISMSIETADLDNLNERNLKRFNNISLAAKSLNNIYDALVHLSFNLDKPSKKELIDLNLLTTQRLNYFSPFFAKRGLEIDTSLKPSFINADLGDVSKILDNLLSNASKYAAPNSKVRITLEPNFFSISNTGRGISKEDQMKIFDRYTRFNDDQGGFGIGLNLVKECCKKNDIVVKCQSKLDGETTFLLSWQS; this comes from the coding sequence ATGTCTGAAAAGACGCAAATTTTATTTAAAATTTTATCCCTTTATCTTGTTAGCACTGTGCTATTTTTAGGATATTTTTTCATACATGACTATAAAAACAAAAAAGAAGCGCTCATTTTAAACGAGGTGAAGTCTTTAAAAGAGATAAAAATGGGCATTTACATGAAAGCTAGAATGAATGGACTTGACTCAATTTCAAGTCTAACAAAAGAAAAAGGCGTGCATGCTTGCATCGTGCTAAAAAATGGCGAGAAAATTTATAAAGACTTTGACTGCCAAAAAATCGACAAAAGCAAAAATGTAAATTTGATCGGCGGCAAGGTCGCGATATTTGAAAAGATCCAGTACATGGAGGACAACACCACAGACGAACTCTCGTACGCAGATATTTTTCTAGTTGGCAAAGATATCAAGGCTGAAATTTTATCTTTACAAATTTCAACCATGCTAAAGGCACTCTTTTTCTTTTTTGCCCTACTCTTTGTCGTCTTTTACCTAGCAAAACTAAGTCTAAGACCGCTTTATGAAAAGATAGATACACTAAACCGCTTCATAAAAGACTCAACACACGAGATAAACACGCCTCTAAGCGTTATCTCGATGAGCATAGAAACAGCCGATCTTGACAACCTAAATGAGCGAAATTTAAAGCGTTTTAACAACATTAGCCTTGCCGCAAAGAGCCTAAATAACATTTATGACGCGCTCGTTCATCTAAGCTTTAACCTAGACAAGCCTAGCAAAAAAGAGCTCATAGATCTAAATTTGCTAACCACACAAAGACTGAACTATTTCTCGCCATTTTTTGCCAAACGCGGACTTGAGATAGATACTAGCCTAAAGCCAAGCTTTATAAATGCAGATCTTGGGGATGTGAGCAAAATTTTAGACAACCTTCTTAGCAACGCCTCCAAATATGCAGCGCCAAATTCAAAAGTACGCATCACTTTAGAGCCAAATTTCTTTAGCATAAGTAACACCGGTCGAGGCATCAGCAAAGAGGATCAGATGAAAATTTTTGACCGCTACACGAGATTTAACGACGATCAAGGTGGCTTTGGCATAGGGCTAAATTTAGTTAAAGAGTGCTGCAAGAAAAATGATATTGTCGTAAAATGTCAAAGCAAACTTGATGGCGAGACTACGTTTTTGCTCTCTTGGCAGAGTTAA
- a CDS encoding flagellin N-terminal helical domain-containing protein — translation MRITNQLRFSQTLHDYQKNMTGVNKSYKQLSNGLKIQDPYDGAAIYNDAMRLDYEATTLTQVVDATGKSVNFSKNTDNALQEFEKQLENFKTKVVQAASSVHSKTSLEALANDLQGIKNHLVNIANTSVNGQFLFSGSAVDTKPIDGAGKYQGNRDYMKTSAGAQVELPYNIPGYDLFLGKDGDYSKILTTNVRLADQTRTDISYAPKFLNDNSKIKNMIGLNYASDSVVRSDGSYNGTINPDYDFLDNSNVNFPDTYFFMQGKKPDGTTFTSKFKMSANTTMAGLMEKIGMEFGNTKTTKVVDVSINNDGQFNIKDLTKGNQTIDFHMVAATSVAANRDTIAPSTALDTVNSLEALETMANNVPKTVHTTEFVKSKYTDKDGNATNAFDYDKVRFERKDNELIANLPQVARRTGEYATDQTKLSEVSGTKESYDRNLYPKDVDARKRELFNIDNQEINLQVKSITGTKYDIKVKMGTAGGIDTPVQFEITSTPPGGTPSATRTLTVYNSDEFGSYRTYASDFTYRQLMDIVAMAASDNIPNPPHAEDANFDTDIEKVKRDQNYNAYKEALSKTKGAVETTLDDRGRMVLTDKTKSVTNIEVTMHDAKNSDKFDGDSTGRDTAGNAGHPQGNGSVFSFNENNALTIDEPSTSVFQDLDNMIEAVRKGYYRADANSNDPRNTGMQGALQRIDHLIDHANKELTKIGSQSRLLTATKERAEVMKVNVLTVKNDVIDADYAESYLKFTQLSLSYQATLQASAKINQLSLLNYLN, via the coding sequence ATGAGAATAACAAACCAACTACGTTTTAGTCAGACTTTGCATGACTACCAAAAAAATATGACTGGTGTAAATAAAAGCTATAAGCAGCTCTCAAATGGTTTGAAAATTCAAGATCCATACGATGGTGCTGCTATTTATAATGATGCAATGAGGCTTGATTATGAAGCAACTACTCTCACTCAAGTAGTTGATGCCACTGGTAAATCTGTAAATTTTTCAAAAAATACAGATAATGCATTGCAAGAGTTTGAAAAACAGCTTGAAAATTTTAAGACAAAAGTAGTCCAAGCAGCTAGCAGCGTGCATAGTAAGACATCGCTAGAGGCTTTGGCAAATGATCTTCAAGGTATAAAAAATCACCTTGTAAATATTGCAAACACTTCGGTTAATGGGCAGTTTTTGTTTTCTGGAAGCGCTGTTGATACAAAGCCAATAGATGGTGCAGGAAAGTATCAAGGCAACCGTGATTATATGAAAACATCAGCTGGTGCTCAGGTTGAGCTTCCTTACAATATCCCAGGATATGATCTATTTTTAGGAAAAGATGGCGATTACAGTAAAATTTTGACCACAAATGTTCGTTTAGCTGATCAAACTAGAACCGACATCTCTTATGCGCCAAAATTTCTAAACGATAACAGCAAGATAAAAAATATGATCGGGTTAAATTACGCTAGTGATTCAGTGGTTAGAAGTGATGGCTCTTACAATGGCACAATAAATCCGGATTATGATTTTTTAGATAATTCAAATGTAAATTTTCCAGACACATATTTTTTCATGCAAGGCAAAAAGCCAGACGGCACGACATTTACTAGCAAATTTAAGATGAGTGCAAATACAACAATGGCTGGACTTATGGAAAAAATCGGTATGGAATTTGGCAATACAAAAACAACAAAGGTTGTTGATGTAAGCATAAATAACGATGGACAATTTAATATAAAAGATCTTACTAAAGGCAACCAAACTATTGACTTTCATATGGTTGCAGCTACTTCTGTCGCGGCAAATCGTGATACTATCGCTCCAAGCACAGCGCTTGATACCGTAAATTCGCTAGAGGCGCTTGAAACAATGGCAAATAACGTTCCAAAAACAGTTCATACCACTGAGTTTGTAAAGAGCAAATATACCGATAAAGATGGAAATGCGACAAATGCATTTGACTATGATAAGGTTAGATTTGAAAGAAAAGATAATGAGCTAATCGCAAATTTACCTCAAGTAGCTAGAAGAACGGGCGAATATGCAACAGATCAGACAAAGCTAAGTGAAGTCTCTGGTACAAAAGAGAGTTACGATAGAAATTTATATCCAAAAGATGTTGACGCTAGAAAGAGAGAACTTTTTAATATCGACAACCAAGAGATAAATTTACAAGTAAAGTCAATAACTGGCACAAAATATGACATAAAGGTAAAAATGGGCACAGCAGGGGGTATAGATACTCCAGTACAATTTGAAATAACATCTACACCACCAGGCGGTACACCTTCTGCAACTAGAACTTTAACAGTCTATAACTCAGATGAGTTTGGAAGTTACAGAACTTATGCTAGTGATTTTACTTATAGACAGCTCATGGATATCGTTGCTATGGCAGCAAGCGATAATATTCCAAACCCTCCACATGCAGAAGACGCAAATTTTGATACAGATATAGAAAAGGTAAAAAGAGATCAAAACTACAATGCCTATAAAGAGGCTTTATCAAAAACAAAGGGCGCGGTAGAGACAACTTTAGATGATCGTGGCAGAATGGTTTTAACCGATAAGACAAAATCAGTAACAAACATAGAAGTAACTATGCATGATGCAAAAAATAGCGATAAATTTGATGGCGATAGCACTGGTAGAGATACAGCTGGTAATGCTGGCCACCCTCAAGGAAATGGTTCTGTCTTTAGCTTTAATGAAAATAATGCTTTAACTATTGATGAGCCAAGTACGAGCGTTTTTCAAGACCTTGATAATATGATCGAAGCTGTTAGAAAGGGATATTATAGAGCTGATGCAAATAGTAATGACCCACGAAATACCGGCATGCAAGGCGCATTACAAAGGATTGATCATCTAATAGATCATGCAAATAAAGAGCTTACAAAGATCGGCTCTCAATCAAGACTTTTAACCGCTACAAAAGAGCGAGCCGAAGTAATGAAAGTGAATGTGCTAACTGTTAAAAATGATGTAATTGACGCAGACTATGCGGAGTCATATCTCAAATTTACGCAGCTTTCACTATCTTATCAAGCAACCCTACAAGCAAGTGCAAAGATAAATCAACTAAGCTTACTAAATTATTTAAATTAA
- a CDS encoding response regulator — MNIASLKHNFINLKDLKNPTDMLHAFKNKQGLEINNEQISNLKESIKASKVINITDSEIKEQNRHKILQKVEEILNNYSKNLIYSNNKIHSNELSRGYHFSENSYFKNIKASDSSSMLSTLKSGYLENTKFKNLNDYAYSNTLKTKYGEVEVFLDIYGDNDKLGTTKLENNSYLFSFDGNNDGVLDQKDILFDKLKVKGYDKDGNEKIANLSDVMPRVDLRQFISTNVINHNQIEREELNRKATITNNPDLYVDTKDIDYRHSYYASDPNTLFAAENRYEKIEKNDINNFFKKYAQKDGWVDLRHNNIFGKDSSFKNFAYLKVGFDDTARLSEFNPIIEPDKNYKKDENFSYTKFQKDSFMKFYKDYNAEFDAYNKMIENLGNNLKKFEENADAYISKLEKTKSAKMIAMENEFKQATGLEFSISNLKKVKKAFITNEATAAASLQDSDSVIAMKLNKDGTIRLKFDSGREIDVKELYNDTGKLNTSSELKTSINLEAKEMSNVQLNSLDFKDIGFMQGDKIVSLKDAGAIAIANLSNKFESKFLISLNNGKSISTREIYNISYLENDLKSKEKIDERDKFYKKVDIKA, encoded by the coding sequence ATGAATATTGCATCGTTAAAACATAACTTTATAAATTTAAAAGATTTAAAAAATCCTACAGATATGCTCCATGCCTTTAAAAATAAACAAGGTTTAGAGATAAATAACGAACAAATTTCGAATTTAAAAGAAAGTATCAAGGCAAGCAAGGTTATAAATATCACTGATTCCGAGATCAAAGAGCAAAATAGACACAAAATCCTACAAAAAGTAGAAGAAATTTTAAATAACTACTCAAAAAATCTCATCTACAGTAACAATAAAATCCACTCCAATGAACTTTCTAGAGGCTATCATTTTAGTGAAAATTCCTACTTTAAAAATATAAAGGCTTCAGATAGTAGCAGCATGCTATCTACACTAAAAAGTGGATACTTAGAAAATACAAAATTTAAAAATTTAAACGATTACGCTTATTCAAACACTCTAAAAACAAAATATGGAGAAGTAGAAGTATTTTTAGATATTTACGGCGATAACGATAAACTTGGCACTACAAAATTAGAAAATAATAGCTATCTTTTTAGCTTTGATGGCAACAATGACGGCGTGCTAGATCAAAAAGATATACTCTTTGATAAGCTAAAAGTAAAGGGTTATGACAAAGACGGAAATGAAAAAATAGCAAATTTAAGCGATGTGATGCCAAGGGTTGATCTTAGGCAGTTTATCAGCACAAATGTCATAAATCACAACCAAATAGAAAGAGAAGAGCTAAATCGTAAAGCAACGATCACAAATAATCCCGATCTTTACGTAGATACAAAAGATATTGATTATAGACACTCTTACTACGCCTCAGATCCAAATACTTTGTTCGCTGCAGAAAACAGATATGAAAAGATAGAGAAAAATGATATAAATAATTTCTTTAAAAAATATGCCCAAAAAGATGGCTGGGTCGATCTAAGACACAATAATATCTTTGGCAAAGATAGCTCTTTTAAAAATTTTGCCTATCTTAAAGTGGGTTTTGATGACACTGCAAGACTAAGCGAGTTTAATCCGATCATTGAGCCAGACAAAAATTATAAAAAAGATGAAAATTTCTCATATACAAAATTTCAAAAAGATAGTTTCATGAAATTTTACAAAGATTATAACGCTGAGTTTGACGCATACAACAAGATGATAGAAAATCTTGGCAATAATTTAAAGAAATTTGAAGAAAATGCGGATGCTTATATATCAAAGCTTGAGAAGACAAAATCAGCCAAAATGATCGCGATGGAAAATGAATTTAAACAAGCAACTGGACTTGAGTTTAGTATCTCAAATTTAAAAAAAGTAAAAAAGGCTTTTATAACAAATGAAGCCACAGCTGCCGCATCTTTGCAAGATAGCGATAGCGTCATAGCTATGAAGCTAAACAAAGATGGCACCATAAGGCTAAAATTTGATAGTGGTAGAGAGATAGACGTAAAAGAGCTCTATAACGATACTGGCAAGCTAAATACATCGAGTGAGCTAAAAACTAGCATAAATTTAGAGGCAAAAGAGATGAGTAATGTGCAGCTAAATAGCTTGGATTTTAAAGATATTGGCTTCATGCAAGGTGATAAAATCGTAAGCCTAAAAGATGCTGGAGCGATCGCTATTGCCAATCTATCTAATAAATTTGAGAGTAAATTTTTAATCAGTCTAAATAATGGCAAAAGCATATCTACAAGAGAAATTTATAATATAAGCTATCTTGAGAATGATTTAAAGAGTAAAGAAAAGATAGATGAGAGAGATAAATTTTATAAAAAGGTTGATATTAAGGCATAA
- a CDS encoding pyruvate kinase, translating into MKKLLLVALGAMFMLGGLANATEMMKKDDMGKDEMMKKEQMMKDDMGKKPMIKKDEMKKDDMGMKDEMKKDDMGMKKDEMKKGM; encoded by the coding sequence ATGAAGAAATTACTACTAGTTGCACTTGGTGCTATGTTTATGCTTGGTGGTCTTGCAAATGCTACTGAAATGATGAAAAAAGATGACATGGGCAAAGACGAGATGATGAAGAAAGAGCAAATGATGAAAGATGACATGGGCAAAAAACCCATGATAAAAAAAGATGAAATGAAAAAAGATGACATGGGCATGAAAGATGAAATGAAAAAAGACGACATGGGTATGAAAAAAGACGAAATGAAAAAAGGCATGTAA
- a CDS encoding AEC family transporter: MNFTPLFAIFFIIATGFFAKKVGIVEQKHSIPFVDFVLCFAMPALIFDKIYHVNVDVSLINTILIGFGSTAISAVMALVLGKIFKFTKVTTVSMIMLSLFGNTLFVGMPVIQGFFGDAMVNEVIFYDQIATGIPLSILGPLILSFAAPEKVSLFQNTMKILKFPPFIALIMALILKEVPLPEFIFAPLRMFEGSVTPVALFAIGVGLNFSSITSSYKGVSVVLLCKMILPAIVFFIILKFSGIQMNKTWVVGLFQCAMPTSALASAMVIKAGLDSSLAISSVAIGVLFSFITLPVIYFVFA, from the coding sequence ATGAACTTCACTCCACTTTTTGCAATTTTTTTCATAATCGCAACTGGTTTTTTTGCTAAAAAAGTCGGCATTGTTGAGCAAAAGCACTCGATCCCATTTGTGGATTTTGTCCTTTGTTTTGCAATGCCTGCGCTAATCTTTGACAAAATTTATCACGTAAACGTCGATGTTTCGCTTATAAATACAATTTTAATTGGCTTTGGCTCAACAGCTATCAGTGCTGTCATGGCATTGGTACTTGGCAAGATCTTTAAATTTACTAAAGTAACAACTGTTAGTATGATCATGCTAAGCCTTTTTGGTAATACCCTATTTGTCGGTATGCCTGTCATTCAAGGCTTCTTTGGCGATGCGATGGTAAATGAAGTCATCTTTTACGATCAAATAGCCACCGGTATCCCACTTTCGATCCTTGGGCCACTTATCCTCTCTTTTGCTGCACCAGAGAAGGTTTCTCTATTTCAAAATACGATGAAAATTTTAAAATTTCCGCCATTTATCGCGCTTATTATGGCTCTTATCTTAAAAGAAGTCCCTTTGCCTGAGTTTATCTTTGCACCACTTAGGATGTTTGAAGGTAGCGTTACTCCGGTGGCACTTTTTGCGATTGGTGTTGGCCTTAACTTTAGCAGTATCACAAGCTCATATAAAGGCGTTAGCGTTGTGCTTTTGTGTAAGATGATCTTGCCAGCTATCGTATTTTTCATCATATTAAAATTTTCAGGTATCCAGATGAACAAAACTTGGGTCGTTGGTCTCTTTCAGTGCGCTATGCCAACATCAGCCCTTGCAAGTGCGATGGTCATAAAAGCTGGCCTTGATAGCTCGCTAGCCATCTCATCAGTGGCCATAGGCGTGCTGTTTTCATTTATCACGCTTCCAGTTATCTATTTTGTATTTGCGTAA
- a CDS encoding FtsK/SpoIIIE family DNA translocase: protein MATAAPTADFVGSLGQSLGILNIKYFGLIAYVYPFLLIILGYFVYKNFKKFDFDFAQFLVGIFLFFIAFLMFQALSTSGANSGVIGGFIVSALKEVIGAIGTAVAILMMFIISLGLAFRENFIIVLRKAFVDREPKSYEVSKNLKDIKPKQIPKIERKRSKSEGTKEEELIEAQVLNDDEQNLDEELEPEPEIESRASTINGVEILNEVAENKKLLDQIERGNVEKPKNFVLPPLKFLNDPPKRSHSVNETEIDQQISNLLDKLRKFKIDGDVVRTYTGPIVTTFEFRPAPHIKVSKILTLQDDLAMALKAQTIRIQAPIPGKDVVGIEVPNQNLETIYLKEILESEVFKNASSPLTMALGKDIVGTPFVTDLKKLPHLLIAGTTGSGKSVGINAMLLSLLYRNSPQTLRLMMIDPKMLEFSIYNDIPHLLTPVITEAKKAITALANMVAEMERRYKIMSQTRTKNIESYNEKMKEEGGEQFPYIVVIIDELADLMMTSGKDVELYIGRLAQMARASGIHLIVATQRPSVDVVTGLIKANLPSRISYRVGQRIDSKVILDQMGAESLLGRGDMLFTPPGSPGVIRLHAPFASEKEIETVVNFLKEQQNVVYDEKFLIEEGTSGSVAAGTLGEDELDELYEEAKEIILSEQKTSISYLQRRLKIGYNKAANIIEQMEKMGVLSPVNAKGQREIL, encoded by the coding sequence ATCGCTACAGCTGCTCCAACTGCTGATTTTGTTGGCTCGCTTGGACAAAGCCTTGGTATTTTAAATATCAAATATTTTGGACTTATCGCGTATGTTTATCCATTTTTATTGATCATTTTAGGCTATTTTGTCTATAAAAATTTTAAGAAATTTGATTTTGATTTTGCTCAGTTTTTGGTAGGAATTTTTCTCTTTTTTATAGCTTTTTTGATGTTTCAAGCGCTAAGTACTTCTGGGGCAAATAGCGGCGTGATAGGCGGCTTTATAGTCTCAGCGCTAAAAGAAGTCATCGGCGCTATCGGCACTGCGGTTGCTATACTTATGATGTTTATTATCTCACTTGGGCTTGCTTTTAGAGAAAATTTTATAATTGTTTTAAGAAAGGCTTTTGTCGATAGAGAGCCAAAAAGCTACGAGGTGAGTAAAAATTTAAAGGATATAAAACCAAAACAAATCCCAAAGATAGAACGCAAGAGGTCAAAATCTGAAGGCACAAAAGAAGAAGAGCTTATCGAAGCTCAGGTGCTAAATGATGATGAACAGAATTTAGATGAAGAGCTAGAGCCTGAGCCAGAAATAGAGAGTAGGGCCTCAACTATAAACGGAGTTGAAATTTTAAACGAAGTGGCTGAGAATAAGAAGCTGCTTGATCAAATAGAACGAGGAAATGTGGAAAAGCCAAAGAATTTTGTCTTGCCACCGCTTAAATTTTTAAACGATCCGCCAAAACGCTCGCATAGCGTAAATGAAACGGAAATCGATCAGCAAATTTCTAATTTGCTTGATAAACTCCGTAAGTTTAAAATAGACGGAGATGTGGTTAGAACTTATACCGGGCCTATCGTCACGACATTTGAGTTTCGTCCAGCTCCACATATCAAGGTAAGTAAAATTTTAACACTTCAAGATGACCTAGCGATGGCACTAAAGGCTCAAACGATCCGTATCCAAGCGCCGATTCCCGGCAAAGATGTCGTAGGCATCGAGGTGCCAAATCAAAATTTAGAAACTATATACCTAAAAGAAATTTTAGAGAGCGAAGTCTTTAAAAATGCAAGTAGCCCGCTAACTATGGCACTTGGTAAAGATATCGTGGGCACTCCTTTTGTGACTGACCTAAAAAAGCTCCCACATTTACTAATCGCAGGTACAACTGGATCAGGCAAGAGTGTGGGTATAAACGCGATGCTTTTAAGCTTGCTTTATAGAAATAGCCCGCAAACTTTGCGTCTAATGATGATCGATCCAAAAATGCTTGAATTTAGCATATATAACGATATCCCACATCTTCTAACTCCAGTTATCACAGAGGCTAAAAAGGCGATCACTGCACTTGCCAATATGGTCGCTGAAATGGAGCGAAGATATAAGATAATGAGTCAAACTCGTACGAAAAATATAGAGAGCTACAATGAAAAGATGAAAGAGGAGGGCGGCGAGCAGTTCCCATACATCGTTGTGATCATAGATGAGCTAGCTGATCTCATGATGACTAGTGGTAAGGATGTGGAGCTTTATATCGGCCGTCTAGCACAGATGGCAAGGGCTAGTGGCATACACTTGATAGTGGCAACCCAGCGCCCAAGTGTCGATGTCGTGACTGGCCTTATAAAAGCAAATTTACCAAGTAGGATAAGCTATAGGGTAGGGCAGAGGATCGATAGTAAGGTCATCCTTGATCAAATGGGAGCTGAGAGCTTGCTCGGACGTGGAGATATGTTATTTACACCTCCAGGAAGCCCTGGTGTGATCAGACTTCACGCACCATTTGCTAGCGAAAAAGAGATAGAAACGGTTGTAAATTTCTTAAAAGAGCAACAAAATGTAGTTTATGATGAGAAATTTTTAATAGAAGAAGGCACAAGCGGAAGTGTGGCCGCTGGTACTCTAGGAGAAGATGAGCTTGACGAGCTTTACGAAGAGGCCAAAGAGATCATTTTAAGTGAGCAAAAAACGTCGATCAGTTATCTGCAAAGACGCCTAAAGATAGGTTACAACAAAGCTGCAAATATAATAGAGCAAATGGAAAAAATGGGTGTTTTAAGTCCAGTGAATGCAAAAGGACAAAGAGAAATTTTATAG
- a CDS encoding YaaA family protein: MALKILFSPSEIKISLNTNNKFNGKDLIFPELFDKRVEILNKYDEFLKKANLDEIKKLFGLKELEESKQLRESLSQKGSIKAILRYDGVAYKHLNYRGLDNEAQKYIDNNVLIFSNLFGPILAKDEIPEYKLKQGEKLGGFEISKFYEKNFSKAVDDFLQNDEILDLRAKFYEKFYTIKKEYITFCFVKNKKIVSHHAKAYRGEVLRQIANKLVKNKDELMSLNFKNLRLIDMKKIGLKTELMFEICE, translated from the coding sequence ATGGCATTAAAAATTCTCTTTTCTCCAAGCGAAATTAAAATTTCTCTAAATACGAATAATAAATTTAATGGTAAGGATTTGATATTTCCAGAACTTTTTGACAAAAGAGTTGAAATTTTGAATAAATACGATGAGTTTTTAAAAAAGGCAAATTTAGACGAGATAAAAAAGCTTTTTGGGCTAAAAGAGCTTGAAGAGAGTAAACAGCTGCGAGAAAGTCTATCTCAAAAAGGCAGCATAAAAGCTATCTTAAGATATGATGGCGTAGCTTATAAACATCTAAACTATCGTGGTTTAGACAATGAGGCGCAAAAATATATAGATAATAATGTTTTAATCTTTTCAAATTTATTTGGGCCTATCTTAGCAAAAGATGAGATACCAGAATACAAACTAAAGCAAGGTGAAAAGCTAGGTGGCTTTGAAATTTCAAAATTTTATGAAAAAAATTTTAGTAAAGCGGTTGATGATTTTTTGCAAAATGATGAAATTTTAGACCTTAGAGCTAAGTTTTATGAAAAATTTTACACTATAAAAAAAGAATACATAACTTTTTGTTTTGTAAAAAATAAAAAAATAGTGAGTCATCACGCAAAAGCATATAGAGGCGAAGTCTTGCGCCAGATAGCAAATAAGCTTGTAAAAAATAAAGATGAACTAATGAGCTTAAATTTTAAAAATTTAAGGCTTATTGATATGAAAAAGATTGGTCTAAAGACCGAGCTTATGTTTGAAATTTGCGAGTAA
- a CDS encoding response regulator transcription factor has protein sequence MVRILLVEDDEILLDLISEYLSENGYEVTTSDNAKDALDLAYEQNFDLLILDVKIPQGDGFSLLSSLRELGVSAPSIFTTSLNTIDDLEKGYESGCDDYLKKPFELKELLIRIQALLKRNFSHHSGDAIKISSDFSFHPQSKTLSKDGKNVNISSKESDLLALFLQNKGKILTKDEIFNKIWKFDEEPSELSLRVYIKNLRQILGKDAILNRRGDGYVYV, from the coding sequence ATGGTTAGAATTTTGCTCGTTGAAGATGATGAAATTTTACTTGATCTCATCAGTGAGTATCTAAGCGAAAATGGATATGAGGTCACTACTTCAGATAATGCCAAAGATGCACTTGATCTCGCCTACGAGCAAAATTTCGACCTGCTTATACTTGACGTCAAAATCCCACAAGGAGATGGCTTTTCACTTCTTTCTTCCTTAAGAGAGCTAGGTGTTAGCGCACCTAGCATCTTTACCACCTCGCTAAATACCATTGACGATCTTGAAAAAGGCTACGAAAGTGGCTGCGACGACTATCTAAAAAAGCCATTTGAGCTAAAAGAACTACTCATACGTATACAAGCACTTCTAAAGAGAAACTTCTCACATCACAGTGGAGATGCGATCAAAATTTCAAGCGATTTTAGCTTTCATCCACAGAGCAAAACACTAAGCAAAGATGGTAAAAACGTAAATATCTCGAGTAAAGAGAGCGATCTGCTCGCCCTATTTTTGCAAAACAAAGGCAAAATTTTAACCAAAGATGAGATTTTTAATAAAATTTGGAAATTTGATGAAGAGCCAAGCGAGCTTAGCCTTCGTGTCTATATCAAAAATTTACGCCAAATTTTAGGCAAAGATGCCATTTTAAATAGGCGTGGAGATGGCTACGTCTATGTCTGA